The Fodinibius salinus genome includes a window with the following:
- a CDS encoding O-acetylhomoserine aminocarboxypropyltransferase/cysteine synthase family protein produces MSTNEEERNLQFETLQLHAGQEPDPTTGSRAVPIYQTTSYEFDDTEHAADLFGLKEFGNIYTRIMNPTSDVFENRIAALEGGAAAVATASGQSAQFLTIATIAQAGDNIVSTSFLYGGTYNQFKVTLPRLGIDVNFVEDDNPESYEAAIDENTKAIYVESIGNPRGNVPDFEGLSAIAEKHGIPLIVDNTFGAAGAIAQPIKHGANIVTESATKWIGGHGTSIGGVIVDAGNFNWDNGNFPVFTEPSPAYHGLNFWETFGADSPFGNIAFAIRARVEALRDFGSAQSPFNSFLFLQGLETLSLRTERHCENALELAKWLKKQDIVDWVNYTGLEEHPYHERAKKYLEPGKFGAVLTFGVKGGFESARTFIENVEVASHLANVGDAKTLVIHPASTTHQQLTDEEQASGGVKPDLIRVSVGIEHIDDIKEDFEIAFSKIK; encoded by the coding sequence AGACTACCTCCTATGAGTTTGATGATACCGAGCATGCAGCCGATTTATTTGGACTCAAAGAGTTCGGTAATATCTATACTCGAATTATGAATCCCACCAGTGATGTGTTTGAAAATCGCATTGCAGCACTCGAAGGCGGTGCCGCAGCCGTAGCTACCGCATCAGGACAATCGGCTCAATTTTTGACTATTGCTACCATTGCACAGGCCGGCGACAATATTGTCTCCACCAGTTTTTTGTACGGCGGCACCTATAACCAGTTCAAAGTAACATTACCCCGGCTGGGTATCGACGTCAATTTTGTGGAAGATGACAACCCCGAAAGCTATGAAGCAGCTATCGATGAAAATACTAAAGCGATCTATGTGGAATCCATAGGAAATCCGCGTGGCAATGTACCTGATTTTGAGGGACTGTCTGCTATCGCCGAAAAGCACGGTATTCCGCTGATCGTAGATAACACTTTTGGCGCAGCCGGCGCTATTGCACAACCCATTAAACACGGCGCTAATATCGTTACCGAATCAGCCACCAAATGGATCGGCGGTCATGGTACGAGCATCGGTGGAGTCATCGTTGACGCTGGAAACTTTAACTGGGACAATGGTAATTTTCCGGTCTTTACCGAACCCTCACCGGCCTATCACGGACTTAATTTTTGGGAGACTTTTGGCGCTGACAGCCCGTTTGGAAATATTGCTTTCGCCATCCGTGCACGAGTAGAAGCACTCCGTGATTTCGGGTCAGCACAATCGCCCTTTAACAGCTTTCTGTTCCTCCAGGGCCTCGAAACACTGTCACTACGTACCGAGCGTCACTGCGAAAATGCGTTAGAACTGGCAAAATGGCTGAAAAAACAAGACATCGTGGACTGGGTGAACTACACCGGACTCGAAGAGCATCCTTACCATGAACGCGCCAAAAAATATCTGGAACCCGGAAAGTTCGGAGCGGTCCTCACCTTTGGCGTAAAAGGCGGATTCGAATCAGCACGAACTTTCATCGAAAATGTAGAAGTAGCCAGCCATCTGGCAAATGTGGGTGATGCCAAAACATTGGTCATTCATCCGGCTTCAACAACTCACCAACAGCTCACCGACGAAGAACAAGCTTCCGGCGGCGTAAAACCTGACCTTATTCGCGTATCAGTGGGTATTGAACATATAGACGATATCAAAGAGGATTTCGAAATTGCCTTTAGTAAAATTAAATAA